The nucleotide window GTCGGCCGGTTGCCTATCCGGCAAGGATGCGTGACAAATAACGGGCTACGGCGCGCACGGCGGCCATAGTAGTCGGATAATCCATCCGGGTTGGACCGAGAATGCCCAGCTTGGCGGAAGAACCCGGACCATAGCCGGTTGCGACCACGGATGTTTCCGCCAATGAACCGTACGGGTTCTCATGCCCAATGCGCACTGAAATCCCGCGGGCGTCCTGCTGCATCTCGGACAGCAGGCGAAGCAAGACCACCTGTTCCTCCAGAGCTTCGAGAATGGGTCCAATACTCAATGGGAAATCCATGGTGGAACGGGCCAAGTTTGCCGTGCCGGCCATGAGGATACGCTCCTCCTGTGTTGCTGCAGCAAGACTTTCCAAGGCCGCTGAAAGAGGTGGCACGATAGCCTCCGTGCCCGGTCTGGCATCTTTCAATCCGTTCCGGAGCAGCCCGCCCACGGAATCCAGGGGGTGCCCTGCCAATTCGGAGAGATAGGCTGACCGGAGATCGGACAATTCTTCATCCGTAACGGGATCAGGCAGGGCAATGACGCGCTGCTCAACTTTCCCGTTATCGGCGATAAGGACGACGAGGACCTGCTGCGGTGCGAGCAGGACAAACTCGATGTGCCTGGTACACGCCCGTCCCAACCGCGGATACTGGATCACTGCTACCTGATTGGTTAGCTGGGATAACAATCTCACGGTGCGATCCATGACATCATCCAAGTCGCCGGCGCTCTCGAGCAAAGCTTGAATGGCACGGCGTTCAGCGGACGAAAGCGGCTTAACATCCGAAATCCGGTCCACGAAGAGCCTGTAGCCCTTGTCTGTGGGAATACGGCCGGCGCTAGTGTGCGGAGCGACGATCAGGCCTTCTTCTTCCAGAGCAGCCATATCGTTGCGGATTGTGGCCGAGGAAACACCTAAATGGTGGCGATCAACGAGGGCTTTGGACCCCACGGGTTCACGTGAATGAACGTAATCCTCCACGATAGCGCGCAGCACCTCGAGCCGACGGCCTTCGCTCACTGGGCACCTCCTGATTTCGTACGGCTGCAGTAGACATGCCGGTTAGCACTCAACACGTCCAAGTGCTAAGTCTAATACCTTTGGCACGTTGTTAGCATTGTCAGGCTGCCATTGCACCTATCGGCGGCTCCGCTGATCGCCTGCAGCTACTCGAAAGCTGCATGACCGAAGGACTACAACCGATGAGCAGCTACGGCTGGGGACCACAGGATCTATCCGCTCCGAAGTCGCGTCAGCTTCGCAAAGTCGGAGCCGACCCCGGACTGGTACTGGAGGATGTCGAAAGCGGCTGGGTGGGCGCGGTGGTGCGCGTGGAGAAGTCCGGCGGGGTGCATCTGGTGTCGCTGGAGGACCGGCGAGGCAAGAAACGCTCCTTCCCCCTGGGCTTCGGCTTTTTGCTGGAAGGTGAACCCGTGGAGGTCGTTCCTGCCATGGCCGCTGCCGCCGCCGCCGCACGTCCGCAGCGGACGGCCTCCGGGTCCGTCCGGGTAGAAGGACTGCGCGCGCAGGTGGCTAAGGCCAGCCGGATCTGGGTCGAAGGCAAGCACGATGCCGAGCTAGTCGAGAAGGTGTGGGGCCATGATCTTCGGGTCGAAGGGATAGTCGTCGAACCGCTCCACGGCGTCGATGACCTCGCTGCGGAGGTAACGGCATTCAACCCGGGACCGCAGCGAAAGCTGGGCATTCTGGTAGACCATCTGCTGCCCGACACCAAGGAGTGGCGGATTGCCCAGGCCGCGATGGCCGTTCCGTCGGCGCGCAACAACGTGCTGATTGTCGGCCACCCGTATGTGGACGTGTGGCAGGCCATCAAGCCGGCCGTCATCGGGCTGGAAAAATGGCCGGTGGTTCCGCGCGGAACCGATTGGAAAACCGGAATCCTCGACGGCCTTGGGTGGCCCAACAGAACCCAGATCGACATCGCTGACGGATGGAAGCGCCTGCTTGGAAGCGTCAACACCTACGCGGACCTGGAACCGTCCCTATTGGGACGCGTTGAAGAAGTCATCGATTTCCTCACGGCCTGAGGCATGTGCATCTGGGCAACCCAGCCTGCGACCGGAAGATTGGTCCCCGGTCCGGTGTTTACCGGCCATAGCGGCTAATCTTAGTTTCGTAGGTAAATAGCCATTAGAACGACAACGAATTCTCCTGAGGTAGGTCCTGTGTCAGACAACCCCGCGCGCAAGAAGCAACCGGATCGTCAACCGGCTCCCCGGACGCAGTACGAAAGCGCCTCCTCCTCAGCCCTGCCGCTGACACCGTCCGAAGACCGTCAGTGGGCCACGCTGGCTCATTTCGGCGGCATCCTGGGCTGCTTTCCTTCGCTGGTCATCTACCTGATCTTCAAGGACCGCGGACCCTTCACAGCGCAGGAGTCGAAGGAAGCCCTGAACTTCACGCTGCCGCCGACGATCGTCGCTGTCATTGCCAACATCCTGATTCTGGTGCCTGTGATCAGCGGCTTCTTTGCCGTCATTGCAGCCGCAATCTGGGTTTTCCTCACGGTGTTCTCCGTGATGGCAGGCATTGCAGTCAACCGCGGCCGCCCGTACCGCTACTCGTTCAATCTGCGCCTGCTCCACTAGGCTGGCAGGCGCAGGCGCGCCCGGAGAGACTTAGTCCAATGCGCGCCTGTCAGTCTTCCAGGAGGCGGCGGACCACGGCGTCGGCAAGCAGCCTGCCCTGCAAGGTGAGCCGGACAGTGCCGGCGAAAGCCGCGGGTCCGTCCACCAGCCCCTCTGCGATCAGACCGGCTACCGCTTTCCGTCCATTCGGGCCCAGGTCCTGTGTCCGCAGACCGTCGATGATACGGGTCTGGAGCATCACATGTTCCAGCTGGCGGGTCGCAGCGTCAAGGGTTTCCCGTCCCGCCGCGGGCGAGACGCCAGTCGACAGACGTTGGCCGTAGGCGGCCGGATGCTTCACGTTCCACCAGCGGACACCACCCATATGGGAATGGGCTCCGGGGCCGGCACCCCACCAGTCATCACCACGCCAATATGAGAGATTGTGCCGGCAACGGTCGGCTTCGGTGCGGGCCCAGTTGCTGACCTCGTACCACCCGAAGCCCGCAGCAGCCAGCCGTCCCTCGGCCAGTTCATATTTGGTGGCATGATCGTCGTCGTCAATTCCGGGTACTTCGCCGCGGCCGATCTGGGCGGCGAGCTTGGTGCCCTCCTCCACAATCAGGGCATAGGCCGAAATATGATCCGGTTCGCAGGCGATGGCGGCGTCCAGGCTGGCTTCCCAGTCCGCAACCGACTCCCCCGGAGTGCCGTAGATCAGGTCCAGGCTGACGTGCAGCCCGGCCTCCCGCGCCCAGCGGACCGCCTGGGGAACGCGTTCCGGATCGTGTGTGCGGTCAAGCACCTTGAGCACATGGGGTACGGCGGACTGCATCCCGAAGGAAACACGGGTGAACCCGGCCGCCGCCAACGTCTGCAGCGATTCGGGCGTAACAGAGTCCGGGTTGGCCTCCGTGGTGACTTCCGCCCCCGGCGCCAGCCCCCA belongs to Arthrobacter crystallopoietes and includes:
- the hrcA gene encoding heat-inducible transcriptional repressor HrcA produces the protein MSEGRRLEVLRAIVEDYVHSREPVGSKALVDRHHLGVSSATIRNDMAALEEEGLIVAPHTSAGRIPTDKGYRLFVDRISDVKPLSSAERRAIQALLESAGDLDDVMDRTVRLLSQLTNQVAVIQYPRLGRACTRHIEFVLLAPQQVLVVLIADNGKVEQRVIALPDPVTDEELSDLRSAYLSELAGHPLDSVGGLLRNGLKDARPGTEAIVPPLSAALESLAAATQEERILMAGTANLARSTMDFPLSIGPILEALEEQVVLLRLLSEMQQDARGISVRIGHENPYGSLAETSVVATGYGPGSSAKLGILGPTRMDYPTTMAAVRAVARYLSRILAG
- a CDS encoding DUF3097 domain-containing protein, with translation MSSYGWGPQDLSAPKSRQLRKVGADPGLVLEDVESGWVGAVVRVEKSGGVHLVSLEDRRGKKRSFPLGFGFLLEGEPVEVVPAMAAAAAAARPQRTASGSVRVEGLRAQVAKASRIWVEGKHDAELVEKVWGHDLRVEGIVVEPLHGVDDLAAEVTAFNPGPQRKLGILVDHLLPDTKEWRIAQAAMAVPSARNNVLIVGHPYVDVWQAIKPAVIGLEKWPVVPRGTDWKTGILDGLGWPNRTQIDIADGWKRLLGSVNTYADLEPSLLGRVEEVIDFLTA
- a CDS encoding DUF4870 domain-containing protein, which translates into the protein MSDNPARKKQPDRQPAPRTQYESASSSALPLTPSEDRQWATLAHFGGILGCFPSLVIYLIFKDRGPFTAQESKEALNFTLPPTIVAVIANILILVPVISGFFAVIAAAIWVFLTVFSVMAGIAVNRGRPYRYSFNLRLLH
- the hemW gene encoding radical SAM family heme chaperone HemW, which encodes MPSVLPLGDPAPADGLLPPQAAAGAQDRDFCLYVHIPFCSVRCGYCDFNTYTAKELGSGASQDEYAGTLNAELDLAAKVLPASGLPRRPLSTVFFGGGTPTLLPASDLAAILNRATELWGLAPGAEVTTEANPDSVTPESLQTLAAAGFTRVSFGMQSAVPHVLKVLDRTHDPERVPQAVRWAREAGLHVSLDLIYGTPGESVADWEASLDAAIACEPDHISAYALIVEEGTKLAAQIGRGEVPGIDDDDHATKYELAEGRLAAAGFGWYEVSNWARTEADRCRHNLSYWRGDDWWGAGPGAHSHMGGVRWWNVKHPAAYGQRLSTGVSPAAGRETLDAATRQLEHVMLQTRIIDGLRTQDLGPNGRKAVAGLIAEGLVDGPAAFAGTVRLTLQGRLLADAVVRRLLED